One genomic region from Rosa rugosa chromosome 1, drRosRugo1.1, whole genome shotgun sequence encodes:
- the LOC133729854 gene encoding WUSCHEL-related homeobox 8-like, with translation MGCSNGGCRDPNINNNRDLPEYSIKAANPQPAVQPVLFTPKLSSTSNMTQNPVLPFNHRHHRSAYRLVPVTSDEQGRSSSGSFYSDKQPAAGAPPRSSRWNPTPEQIMDLEELYRSGIKTPTAQQIRQVTARLRNYGRVEGKNVFYWFQNHRARERQKRRRELISIYQSDTKQQQQTLINSTITSLQKKESAGVSSVGRLEVEQQNRPTLPNFTVLSDQESSSVLQERMMSMVKSNSSRLFVEQSDSPGPTSLDTNASATLIYTKLLDFHHYYDYDYGMVLTAPNIYKEEEKESRETQTLELFPLESDNLKSAKDTKLPMSRTSTDTTADFKADQYY, from the exons ATGGGGTGTAGCAACGGTGGTTGTAGAGACCCTAACATAAACAATAATAGGGATCTGCCTGAGTACTCGATCAAAGCTGCAAATCCTCAGCCTGCAGTACAGCCAGTACTATTCACTCCAAAGCTTAGCTCTACTTCCAACATGACCCAAAACCCTGTGTTACCATTCAACCACCGCCATCATCGGAGTGCGTACagat TGGTTCCAGTAACGTCTGATGAGCAAGGCAGAAGTAGCAGTGGTTCTTTTTATAGTGATAAACAACCGGCAGCTGGAGCTCCTCCGCGAAGCTCCCGATGGAATCCAACCCCGGAGCAGATAATGGACCTGGAAGAGCTGTATCGATCTGGGATCAAGACACCGACGGCCCAACAAATCCGACAGGTGACTGCGCGGCTTCGAAACTATGGGAGGGTTGAAGGCAAGAATGTATTCTACTGGTTTCAGAACCACCGAGCCAGGGAGAGGCAGAAGAGACGCCGTGAACTCATCTCCATATATCAGTCTGACactaaacaacaacaacaaacttTGATTAACAGCACAATTACCAGTCTCCAGAAAAAGGAATCTGCAGGAG TTAGCTCTGTTGGTCGTCTTGAAGTTGAGCAGCAGAATAGACCGACCCTACCAAACTTCACTGTTCTTTCCGATCAG GAATCATCTTCAGTACTGCAAGAGAGAATGATGAGCATGGTGAAAAGCAATTCCTCCAGGCTATTTGTGGAACAATCCGATTCACCTGGACCGACCTCATTAGACACAAACGCGTCAGCTACATTAATTTACACGAAGCTCTTGGACTTTCATCACTATTATGATTATGATTACGGTATGGTATTGACTGCACCCAATAtttacaaagaagaagaaaaagaaagcagaGAAACTCAAACTCTGGAGCTCTTTCCACTTGAGAGCGACAATCTTAAGAGTGCTAAGGATACCAAATTACCTATGAGCAGAACAAGCACAGACACTACTGCAGATTTCAAGGCAGACCaatattattag